The Triticum aestivum cultivar Chinese Spring chromosome 3A, IWGSC CS RefSeq v2.1, whole genome shotgun sequence genome includes a region encoding these proteins:
- the LOC123062350 gene encoding uncharacterized protein, with protein MSNLQHAHKLKLQFGWHSGVRLGYSHVGIVQGGADNVSGGAGLPAAAACPPLLRRGAAGEAMWTEAGHGRSFTVALSGSGKLQKAPCSSLATIHTPLAPPWQRVVAFSPKRNGATPPVGLVGFGLAARLGSVPMEAAEDAGDAGGGRSTARKLVPWSSWAEWRFVRDAIFSPYPDPGAALRRIAAWRSRGCLPIPVEVTAALFEIRLRDPFFRNGVASDDKLESDEMLALLYSMAIIRLVNGFMESPHKETGRSISDLAETVGVPRILVDIRHESSHRGIPSLRLLRLAAIKAFDWLKCNYWDSQTSAIPDVRLELNSVLHDIAQSLKGKDSESAKSGSKRKRSQKHILNAIKYVRQLYYTCPTEAVSVLLEFCQLDAPEISENSDIHQSDSLDVNHSSDVQIQNQISNGDMKTIITKLSEKEPRVLLGLLKSVIEMIEARNDLEHKGGSYVCLPAESSTMKNLCSLVLWIVTSIKELKDSGRIGLVHEIGVLSSDRNAVPRFCLAKLLQKLLSLPAIGERCIADAALLLIEMVGNNNMKEKLRKLPLLSLRRSPKDTLLESRILSNGQESVESATQKLEAFKLQLRKPDNASLAENGTEGTLNTSMPEKRNRWSIAKSWTPCPLGMIPCSYSSTAVLPVLDVIDDELKHDTAEHGSFEPDGQIEIFDSYSYPEQQLDGEGILEISRSPPEHGISDMPEMASGLRGTLLVGGVWKKLTEEELLSIKSSMKILL; from the exons ATGTCGAATTTACAGCATGCGCACAAACTGAAACTGCAATTTGGTTGGCACAGTGGGGTCAGGCTAGGGTACTCACATGTTGGTATCGTGCAGGGTGGAGCGGACAATGTGAGCGGCGGCGCGGGCCTTCCGGCGGCGGCCGCCTGCCCGCCTCTCCTCCGACGAGGGGCGGCCGGGGAGGCCATGTGGACGGAGGCTGGCCACGGCCGCAGCTTCACGGTGGCCCTCAGCGGCTCGGGCAAATTGCAGAAAGCACCCTGCTCGTCGCTCGCAACGATACACACACCCTTGGCCCCACCCTGGCAGCGAGTCGTCGCCTTTTCCCCCAAGCGAAACGGCGCTACCCCACCGGTGGGTTTAGTAGGGTTTGGACTCGCTGCTCGCCTCGGCTCGGTTCCCATGGAGGCGGCGGAAGATGCAGGCGACGCCGGCGGCGGCCGCTCCACCGCCCGGAAGCTGGTGCCGTGGTCGAGCTGGGCGGAGTGGCGCTTCGTCCGCGACGCCATCTTCTCCCCCTACCCCGACCCTGGCGCCGCTCTTCGCAGG ATCGCCGCGTGGCGGAGCAGGGGCTGCCTCCCGATCCCCGTGGAGGTCACTGCGGCCCTCTTCGAGATAAGGCTGCGGGATCCCTTCTTCCG GAATGGAGTGGCTTCGGATGATAAGCTGGAGTCGGACGAGATGCTCGCCTTGCTGTACAGTATGGCAATCatcag GCTTGTAAATGGTTTTATGGAGAGCCCGCACAAGGAAACTGGTCGTTCAATATCTGATTTAGCTGAGACTGTTGGAGTACCACGAATTCTCGTTGACATTCGTCATG AGAGTTCACATCGCGGCATCCCCTCTCTGCGACTGCTACGTTTGGCAGCCATTAAA GCATTTGATTGGTTGAAGTGTAATTACTGGGATTCCCAGACTAGTGCAATTCCTGATGTTCGACTAGAACTAAACTCAGTATTGCATGACATCGCTCAGTCGCTGAAGGGAAAAGATTCTGAAAGTGCAAAATCAGGTTCCAAAAGGAAAC GTTCCCAGAAACATATTTTAAATGCCATCAAATATGTACGTCAACTTTACTATACATGTCCCACTGAGGCTGTCTCTGTTCTTTTGGAGTTTTGTCAGCTCGATGCCCCAGAAATCTCTGAAAACAGCGATATACATCAATCTGATAGTTTGGATGTGAATCACTCATCTGATGTTCAAATTCAGAATCAAATATCAAATGGAGATATGAAAACCATTATAACAAAACTATCAGAAAAAGAACCAAGAGTGCTTCTTGGCTTACTAAAGTCGGTAATTGAAATGATTGAGGCCAGGAACGACCTTGAACACAAAG GTGGATCATATGTATGCCTGCCAGCTGAGTCATCAACAATGAAAAACTTGTGCTCCCTGGTTCTATGGATTGTCACAAGCATAAAAGAGTTAAAGGATTCCGGCCGTATTGGacttgtccacgagataggagtacTCTCTTCGGACAGGAATGCGGTCCCTCGTTTCTGTCTCGCAAAACTTCTGCAGAAGTTATTGAGTTTGCCCGCTATAGGTGAAAGATGCATTGCAGATGCAGCACTATTGCTGATTGAGATGGTCGGCAATAATAACATGAAGGAGAAACTGAGGAAGCTTCCTTTGTTGTCCCTGCGAAGGTCACCGAAAGATACCCTCCTTGAATCCAGAATCTTGTCCAATGGACAAGAATCGGTTGAAAGCGCAACACAGAAGTTGGAAGCGTTCAAGTTGCAGTTGAGAAAACCAGATAATGCGAGTTTAGCTGAAAATGGAACTGAGGGAACGCTTAACACAAGCATGCCAGAGAAACGTAATAGGTGGTCTATAGCGAAGTCCTGGACCCCCTGTCCGCTAGGAATGATACCTTGTTCATATAGTTCAACTGCTGTTCTTCCCGTccttgatgtcattgatgatgaaCTGAAGCATGACACAGCAGAACATGGAAGTTTTGAGCCTGATGGTCAGATTGAAATTTTCGACTCTTATTCTTACCCTGAGCAGCAGTTGGATGGTGAAGGCATCCTAGAAATATCAAGATCGCCACCTGAACATGGGATTTCTGATATGCCAGAAATGGCCTCTGGTCTCAGGGGTACATTACTGGTTGGTGGCGTGTGGAAAAAGCTGACCGAAGAAGAGTTGCTCTCCATAAAGTCAAGCATGAAAATTTTGTTGTAA